From the genome of Candidatus Acidiferrales bacterium:
CGCATTCTGGCGACGGTTGCCATCGCCTTCCCGCCGGCATCAAATGCGCTCCCTTCATCGCTGGCCCACGGCCCCCACCCGCCTGCCCGCATCTCGGGGCCTTCCCGCCCCCGCGCCAAAGCACCCGAGCCAGTGCCGGCAACAATCACCAATGCCGGCCCGGCCTCGCTGATGCTGGCGAGCGCGATCGCGAGGTCGGTCATAACGTGACATTTTGCCTTGGGGAGCGAATTTCGCAAGAATCGCTCGGCCGATCTCCGAATCCGGACGCGCCCAGACCCAGCCAGGCCGGCAACCGCACTGACGACGGAGCCTTTGGTTTGTTTTGTCGGTTTCAGGGCGGCGGCCAGGCAAGCTCGCAGAGCGGCAAACGCCCGTTCTTCCCCGACACGGGCGATATTGGAAGATCCGGTGGAGCTGACCCCACGCACTGCGCCCAACTCATCCAGGATGACGCACTCGGTTTTGGTTCCGCCGCCGTCAATCCCGACAAAAAGTTTCATCTTCTCCTACCATAGCCCGCCGCGGGCAGGCTTGACACCGCTTTTCTCCGCCGCTTAGTATCCCGGCACCGGCTGAGGCGGCCCGGCGGGGTATAGCGCGGCGGGCTGCCAGGAGTGTCGTGCGGCTTTCCACCCTCGATCTCGCCATTATTCTCGCCTATCTGGCCGGGATCACTCTCTTCGGCATCCATTTTCGCAAAACGCAAAAGAATATCGTCGATTATTTTTTGGGTGCGCGCAACATTCCCTGGTGGGCCATTTGCCTTTCCATCGTCGCCGCTGAGACGAGCACACTGACCATCGTCGGCACGCCCGCGCTTGCCTTCCTTTCCAACCTGGGATTTCTGCAACTGGTGCTGGGCTACGTCCTGGGCCGCTTCCTCATCGCCGCTCTTTTCATTCCGGAGTATTTTAAGGGAGATTTCATCACCGCCTACCAGTGGATTGAAAGACGGCTGGGCTCTCGCGTCAAGTCGGCGGCGGCGGCAATATTTCTTGTCACCCGGGGATTAGCCGAGGGAGTCCGAGTTTTTGCCATCTCACTGGTGGTGAGCGTCGCCCTGGGCACAGGCGAACTGACCTCCATCATCCTGATTTCCCTGATCACCCTGCTTTACACATTTGAAGGCGGGATGCGGGCTGTCATTTGGACGGACGTGGTGCAAACGGCGATGTATCTGGGCGGGGGCGTGGTCGTTTTCGTCACGCTCCTTCACGGCATTCCCGGCGGTTGGACATCCATTGCTGCCGTGGCCGGCTCCGGCGGCGATAAGCTGCGCGTATTCGATTTTGCTTTCAGCCTGACGCGCCACTACACCTTCTGGTCCGGGTTGCTCGGCGGTCTCTTCTTGACGATGGCAAGTCACGGAACGGACCAGCTCATTGTCCAGCGCCTGCTGGCGGCTCGCTCACGGCGCGAAGGCCAACTGGCTCTGGTGGTGAGTGGCTTTATCATTCTGGCGCAATTTGGGCTCTTCCTGGTGGTCGGCGTGATGCTCTACGCCCATTACCGGCAGCTTCCGCCCATCGCCGCCGGCAACCCCGACCGGCTTCTGCCCGGATTCGTCGTCAGCGAGTTGCCGCAAGGTCTGGCCGGCTTGCTGATTGCTTCGATCCTGGCTGCCGCCATGTCCAATTTGAGCGCCGCGCTGAATTCCCTGGCATCCTCATCGGCAGTGGATGTCCTTCGTCTTACCCATAGCAACCGATACACGCCCGGGCAAACGCTTCGGGTGGCCCGCTGGCTTACCATTCTCTGGGGAGCGGTTCTGATTGGCCTGGCGCTGATGGCCAGCCGTTGGGGCTCGGTTCTCGAGGCGGGTCTGACGATCGCCTCGATCCCTTACGGAAGCCTGCTGGGTCTTTTTTTGCTGGCGCGTTTGTCGGCCGCAAATGAGCGCGGTGCGCTCGTGGGGATGGCGGCTGGTTTGGCCGTCGTCCTCTACGTAAAGTTTTGCACTCCCATCGCGTGGACATGGTACGTCCTCATTGGCACGGTTGCCACCTTTTTGACAGGCTATGTTGTGAGCTTATTCTGGCGGCCGAAGCGGGAAGAAAGCTCAACGTGATAACGCGAGACGAGAAACCTGGTCTGGTGCGGGCGCTCACGCTGACGCATGCCGTCTCGCTTGTCGTGGGCATCATCATCGGAACCGGGATCTTCCTGGTTCCGGCAGACATGGCGCGCTCGACGGGTTCCTTTGCTTTGGTGATGCTTGCCTGGGTGGTTGGGGGTTTGCTATCCCTCTTCGGCGCGCTCAGCTATGCCGAGTTGAGCAGCGCCATGCCGGAAGCCGGAGGCGAATACGTCTATCTCCGGCGGGCCTATGGCCCGCTCGTCGGCTACCTCTGGGGATGGTCAGGATTCATTCTGGCCCGATCCGGCTCGATGGCCACGATCGCAAGTGGCTTTGCGATTTTTGCCTCGTTCTTCTTCCCCGCCCTGGGCGGGCAGCTCGCTTACTTTGGCCTTCCGGCCGGCGAGCATCAAGTCACGGTTTTGGACATCCATGGGACGACTCTGCTCGCCATCGTTGCCATCTGGGCTCTCACGCTGGTGAATTACACCGGCGTTCGTACCGGCGGCCGCGTGCAAAGTTTCCTGACGGTTCTGAAGGTCGCTGTCATCCTGGGGTTGACGGCTTCGGCATTTGCGATCGGTCGGGGAACATCGGCGAAAGCGCCGCCGTTGTTGCCGGACCATTTCGGCGGGGCCACCTGGGCCGGCTTTTTTGGCGGCGCCATGGTGGCCGCTCTCTGGGCTTACGATGGATGGAACAATCTCCCGATGGTGGGCAGTGAAGTGGCGCGGCCGGAAAAGAACCTTCCCCGAGCGCTCATCTACGGCACGCTGGCGGTGGGTCTCATCTACATCCTGACCAACCTGGCTTACTTTTACATCCTGCCGCTCGGCGCCATCGCCGCGTCTCAGAATGTCGCTGCCGCGGTGGCAACGGAAATTCTGGGGAGGTATGGAGCGGCGGTCGTGATCCTGGGGGCAATCATCTCCAGTCTGGCGACCCTGAATGGGTCCATCCTCACCGCTGCCCGGATCCCGTATGCCATGGCGCGTGACGGCCTTTTCTTCCGCCGGCTGGCCGACGTCCACCCTCGCTATCGCACGCCGAGCACGTCGCTGTTCATCTTCGCGGGCCTGGCTTCGGCGCTGGCGCTGACCGGCGGTTTTCAGCAGCTTTATACGCTGGTTATCTTTGGCGAATGGCTCTTCTATGCGCTCACCACCGCCGGAGTCTTCCTCTTGCGCCGCAAAGAACCAAACCTGCCACGGCCTTACCGCACCTGGGGTTACCCCTGGGTGCCCGCGATCTTTCTCCTCATGGCGTCGGTCCTGCTTGTTTACACCTTCCGGCAAAACCTGAGGGAGTCGGTGCTCGGGCTGGGGTTGATCCTGGTCGGGCTACCGCTCTACTGGTTCTGGCGCCGGAGAAGTCGCCCGCTTTAGGTAGTAGCGATAAGGCTGGGTCTGGCGCCAGAACCACCAGGCTCCTGCCCAGGCAGAAGAAATGTTTCTTGGATCGTCACCGCGTTTGATCCTCTCGAGCGTTTGCTCGGATCCGAGCAAGCGAATCGTCTGCTCAAGTTGAAACTGCTTGGGATAGAGCTTGTGAAGGGCAGCGAGCAGCTCGATGCCCAGCGTTGCGGGCAGGACGACGCTCGCATCCCGCGTGGTGTACCGAACCCGGAGGCCATAACAGAGTTGGCCGGCATGGATATCCGCCCGGGGAGTGAACCTGGCCGGCGAGAAACGAACGCCCGGAATTTTGCGGCGTTTCATATAACGCAAAAAGTCGTCGGTGTTGATCCAGGGGGCGCCAAACTGTTCGAAAGGAGCATCGGTGCCCCGGCCGACGGATACGCCGCCCGCTCGCAAGAGCTCAACGCCAGGATA
Proteins encoded in this window:
- a CDS encoding BadF/BadG/BcrA/BcrD ATPase family protein; the protein is MKLFVGIDGGGTKTECVILDELGAVRGVSSTGSSNIARVGEERAFAALRACLAAALKPTKQTKGSVVSAVAGLAGSGRVRIRRSAERFLRNSLPKAKCHVMTDLAIALASISEAGPALVIVAGTGSGALARGREGPEMRAGGWGPWASDEGSAFDAGGKAMATVARMR
- a CDS encoding amino acid permease, which translates into the protein MITRDEKPGLVRALTLTHAVSLVVGIIIGTGIFLVPADMARSTGSFALVMLAWVVGGLLSLFGALSYAELSSAMPEAGGEYVYLRRAYGPLVGYLWGWSGFILARSGSMATIASGFAIFASFFFPALGGQLAYFGLPAGEHQVTVLDIHGTTLLAIVAIWALTLVNYTGVRTGGRVQSFLTVLKVAVILGLTASAFAIGRGTSAKAPPLLPDHFGGATWAGFFGGAMVAALWAYDGWNNLPMVGSEVARPEKNLPRALIYGTLAVGLIYILTNLAYFYILPLGAIAASQNVAAAVATEILGRYGAAVVILGAIISSLATLNGSILTAARIPYAMARDGLFFRRLADVHPRYRTPSTSLFIFAGLASALALTGGFQQLYTLVIFGEWLFYALTTAGVFLLRRKEPNLPRPYRTWGYPWVPAIFLLMASVLLVYTFRQNLRESVLGLGLILVGLPLYWFWRRRSRPL
- a CDS encoding sodium:solute symporter codes for the protein MRLSTLDLAIILAYLAGITLFGIHFRKTQKNIVDYFLGARNIPWWAICLSIVAAETSTLTIVGTPALAFLSNLGFLQLVLGYVLGRFLIAALFIPEYFKGDFITAYQWIERRLGSRVKSAAAAIFLVTRGLAEGVRVFAISLVVSVALGTGELTSIILISLITLLYTFEGGMRAVIWTDVVQTAMYLGGGVVVFVTLLHGIPGGWTSIAAVAGSGGDKLRVFDFAFSLTRHYTFWSGLLGGLFLTMASHGTDQLIVQRLLAARSRREGQLALVVSGFIILAQFGLFLVVGVMLYAHYRQLPPIAAGNPDRLLPGFVVSELPQGLAGLLIASILAAAMSNLSAALNSLASSSAVDVLRLTHSNRYTPGQTLRVARWLTILWGAVLIGLALMASRWGSVLEAGLTIASIPYGSLLGLFLLARLSAANERGALVGMAAGLAVVLYVKFCTPIAWTWYVLIGTVATFLTGYVVSLFWRPKREESST